The following are encoded together in the Patescibacteria group bacterium genome:
- a CDS encoding glycosyltransferase family 4 protein yields the protein YVYDLATNLSKDHYEPIVVTGGSGILKTKLEERRVRVLSIPYLERDVNIFYDLAVFVSLIRLFLKEKPDIVHLNSSKIGGLGALAARITQVKKIIFTAHGWAFNEPRNYLSKKLITFLSWVTIFLSHHTITVSEQDKLCVHNMPAISGKVSCIHNGIQEKELVSKKEARAALFKGHPSLMPSKEAVWIGTIGELTRNKGLSYAIEACDTLKKKLSSPFVYVIIGDGEDKYKLANAIRKHNLSHEVSLVGFKKDASSLLRAFDIFLLPSVKEGLPYVVLEAGFAGIPTIASAVGGIPEIISDGKSGILVPPKDHQRIAQAIEYMMAHKEKAEELGMHLHQRVHAKFSLQSMLTNTLKIYSQKI from the coding sequence CTATGTGTATGACCTGGCCACCAATCTATCCAAAGACCACTATGAGCCGATTGTCGTGACAGGTGGTAGCGGCATACTCAAAACAAAACTGGAAGAGCGTCGTGTTCGCGTGCTATCCATTCCGTACCTTGAGCGGGACGTTAACATTTTTTATGACCTGGCCGTTTTTGTAAGTCTTATACGACTGTTTCTGAAAGAGAAGCCCGACATCGTGCATCTCAATAGTTCCAAAATAGGAGGTCTTGGCGCGCTTGCGGCGCGCATCACACAAGTAAAAAAGATTATTTTTACCGCGCATGGATGGGCCTTCAACGAGCCGCGCAATTACCTTTCAAAAAAACTCATTACTTTTTTATCGTGGGTCACCATTTTCTTGTCCCATCACACGATCACCGTATCAGAACAAGATAAATTGTGCGTCCACAACATGCCGGCTATTTCCGGTAAAGTTTCTTGCATACATAACGGCATACAAGAGAAAGAACTGGTATCTAAAAAAGAGGCGCGCGCGGCGCTCTTTAAGGGACACCCCTCGCTCATGCCGTCAAAAGAAGCTGTGTGGATAGGAACCATTGGAGAACTTACGCGAAATAAAGGGCTCTCGTATGCGATAGAAGCCTGTGACACGCTCAAGAAAAAGCTCTCCTCTCCCTTTGTGTATGTCATCATCGGTGACGGAGAAGACAAATACAAACTTGCTAACGCAATAAGGAAACACAACCTGAGCCATGAGGTTTCCTTGGTCGGATTTAAAAAAGACGCTTCTTCCCTTCTTCGCGCATTTGATATATTTTTGTTGCCATCCGTTAAGGAGGGTCTTCCGTATGTGGTGCTTGAAGCCGGTTTTGCGGGTATACCTACCATCGCAAGTGCTGTTGGCGGCATTCCCGAGATCATAAGCGACGGCAAGAGCGGGATCCTCGTTCCCCCAAAAGATCATCAACGTATTGCACAAGCTATTGAGTACATGATGGCTCATAAAGAAAAGGCGGAGGAATTAGGCATGCACCTCCATCAACGTGTACACGCAAAATTCTCACTCCAATCCATGCTGACGAACACCTTGAAAATATATTCGCAGAAAATATAA